A genomic segment from Rickettsia endosymbiont of Lasioglossum villosulum encodes:
- the ltrA gene encoding group II intron reverse transcriptase/maturase, with protein sequence MESKLKLISAKAKEDKRLKFTALVHHVNKENLIECYKELKKNRACGIDEVTVEEYGKNLEENIDNLLHRLKDKSYRANAVRRVEIPKANSKEKRGLGIPTVEDKLVQLVVKKLLEAIYEQDFLECSYGFRPNLSCHAAIKALDTVVMKKPINYVVEVDIRKFYDNINHYWLQRCLEERILDKNFIWLIRRLLKAGVIKDGVVSTSDQGTSQGSVASPILANIYLHYVLDLWFGKVVKPKAKGYVELIRYCDDFVVCCESQKDAEEFLSLLHDRLKSFGLAISEEKTRIVKFGRRPWQLASKNKEKLETFNFLGFTHYCGKSRQGYFIMGHKTIKSSFARKLKETQEWLKAIRSQAVLKDWWPILKSKLTGHYNYFGISGNYQSISKFYHRTVQIVHKWINRRGSRKVSYIWLRNYLQWNPLPMPKIMYSLYSKTIVVKQNSYIEEPYVGKPPVGFCEGYHSNETSLIRKW encoded by the coding sequence ATGGAAAGTAAACTTAAACTTATATCTGCGAAAGCTAAGGAAGATAAGAGACTAAAATTTACGGCATTAGTGCATCATGTAAATAAGGAAAATCTTATTGAATGTTACAAGGAGCTAAAGAAAAATAGAGCTTGTGGCATAGATGAAGTAACAGTTGAAGAATATGGCAAGAATCTTGAAGAGAATATAGACAATCTGCTACATAGACTGAAGGATAAAAGCTATAGAGCCAATGCTGTACGACGGGTAGAAATACCTAAAGCTAATAGTAAAGAAAAGCGAGGGCTTGGCATTCCGACAGTTGAAGATAAATTAGTGCAGCTAGTAGTTAAGAAGTTATTAGAAGCAATATATGAACAAGATTTTCTAGAGTGCTCTTATGGATTCAGGCCTAACTTAAGCTGTCATGCAGCAATAAAAGCGTTAGATACAGTAGTAATGAAAAAGCCAATTAACTATGTTGTAGAAGTTGATATTAGAAAATTTTACGATAACATAAATCATTACTGGTTGCAAAGGTGTTTAGAAGAGAGAATATTAGACAAGAATTTTATATGGCTAATAAGAAGGCTTTTAAAAGCAGGAGTAATCAAGGATGGTGTTGTTAGTACCAGCGATCAAGGTACATCGCAAGGCTCAGTGGCAAGCCCAATTCTTGCAAATATCTATTTACATTATGTTTTAGATTTATGGTTTGGGAAAGTTGTTAAACCAAAAGCTAAAGGCTATGTTGAACTAATCAGATATTGTGATGATTTTGTGGTGTGTTGCGAAAGTCAGAAGGATGCGGAAGAATTTTTAAGCCTACTACATGATAGATTAAAAAGTTTTGGATTAGCTATATCAGAAGAGAAAACAAGGATTGTTAAGTTTGGTAGACGTCCTTGGCAACTCGCCAGTAAAAATAAAGAGAAATTAGAGACATTTAACTTTCTGGGTTTTACCCATTATTGCGGGAAAAGTAGGCAAGGATACTTTATAATGGGTCATAAGACTATAAAGAGTAGCTTTGCAAGAAAACTAAAAGAAACGCAAGAATGGTTAAAAGCAATAAGATCTCAAGCAGTTTTAAAAGACTGGTGGCCAATACTGAAATCAAAATTAACAGGACATTATAATTATTTTGGAATTAGCGGTAATTATCAATCTATCTCTAAATTCTATCATAGAACTGTGCAGATAGTACATAAGTGGATAAACCGTAGAGGTAGTAGGAAAGTAAGCTATATATGGTTACGAAACTATTTACAGTGGAATCCACTACCAATGCCTAAAATAATGTATTCTCTATATAGTAAAACTATTGTTGTAAAGCAGAATAGCTATATTGAAGAGCCTTATGTGGGAAAACCACCTGTAGGGTTCTGTGAGGGCTATCATAGCAATGAAACTTCACTAATTAGGAAGTGGTAA
- a CDS encoding IS110 family transposase, giving the protein MPNSKNNKQKLAVINPDAACIDIGSREHYVCVPADRDDKNVRKFAAFTSDLKEMANWLKKCGVKTIALESTGVYWIPIFQILESSGFEVILVNARHVKNVPGRKTDIKDCQWLQQLHSYGLLNGSFRPKDQICVLRTFTRQRDRLTKSAVTHINRMQKALNEMNIQLHHVISDITGVTGISIIKAIIAGERDTNKLAAFRDHRIKNDEETIIKALEGDYRKEHLIVLKQELDIYEFYLKQINECDKEIEAYYKEFEKRGDGELINSTKQYRSKNAPKFNLQQSLYNATGVDFTTIPGLSELSVQTIVSEVGLDMDKWVTEKHFTSWLGLSPTNKITGGKVFYTRTKKVENKASMAFRMAAFNLGKGKSALAGFYRRIKSRAGVQKAITATARKLACIFYRLLRYGQDYIEKGIENYEKQYQETIVKNFQKQAAKLGFSVIKIEHS; this is encoded by the coding sequence ATGCCAAATAGTAAAAATAATAAACAAAAACTAGCTGTAATTAATCCCGATGCAGCGTGTATAGATATTGGTTCTAGAGAACATTACGTATGTGTACCAGCTGACAGAGATGATAAGAATGTTCGCAAGTTTGCAGCTTTTACAAGTGATTTAAAAGAAATGGCAAATTGGTTAAAAAAATGTGGTGTTAAGACTATAGCTCTGGAGTCAACAGGAGTGTATTGGATACCTATATTTCAGATTTTAGAGAGTAGTGGTTTTGAAGTAATATTAGTTAATGCCAGACATGTAAAAAATGTACCTGGTCGTAAGACAGATATTAAAGATTGCCAATGGTTACAACAACTACATAGCTATGGATTATTAAATGGATCATTCCGCCCAAAAGATCAAATATGTGTACTCAGAACTTTTACAAGGCAAAGGGACAGATTAACAAAAAGTGCTGTAACCCATATCAACCGTATGCAGAAAGCCCTTAATGAAATGAATATTCAGTTACATCATGTGATTAGTGATATAACGGGCGTTACTGGGATAAGTATAATAAAAGCAATTATTGCTGGTGAAAGAGATACAAATAAATTAGCAGCGTTTAGAGATCATCGTATAAAGAATGATGAAGAAACTATAATTAAAGCACTAGAGGGAGATTATCGTAAAGAGCATCTTATAGTATTAAAGCAAGAATTAGATATTTATGAGTTTTACCTAAAACAAATCAATGAGTGTGACAAAGAAATAGAAGCATATTACAAAGAGTTTGAGAAACGTGGTGATGGTGAGTTAATAAATAGTACAAAACAATACAGAAGTAAAAATGCTCCAAAGTTTAATTTACAACAATCACTATATAATGCAACAGGAGTAGATTTTACTACGATTCCAGGATTAAGTGAATTAAGTGTACAAACAATAGTATCTGAAGTGGGATTAGATATGGACAAATGGGTTACAGAGAAACATTTTACATCTTGGCTTGGTTTAAGTCCTACTAACAAAATTACTGGTGGTAAAGTGTTTTATACTAGAACAAAGAAGGTAGAAAATAAAGCAAGTATGGCTTTTAGAATGGCTGCTTTTAACCTAGGTAAAGGAAAATCAGCATTAGCAGGATTTTACAGAAGGATCAAAAGTAGAGCTGGTGTACAAAAAGCTATTACTGCTACAGCAAGGAAGCTGGCATGTATATTTTATCGCTTACTAAGATATGGTCAAGACTATATAGAAAAGGGAATTGAAAATTATGAAAAACAATATCAAGAAACAATAGTAAAAAACTTTCAGAAACAGGCAGCAAAACTAGGGTTTAGTGTGATTAAAATAGAGCATTCTTGA